One region of Luteolibacter yonseiensis genomic DNA includes:
- a CDS encoding sensor histidine kinase, with product MKTRFHVSLMTKVLVWLLLHLGILALAFVGFVGWQLGMGLDSLLSGAAGERLRDFGDEAREGVHGLPRDEWRGVIDSLASEKKVVARLLDDWTPSEIPRNVMEKIRTMPPPRGEGHRRPPPPHGRRPPPDHDFPDDFGPPPREDEEMMPREDPPTSFPVSRPIFLARGEKGNGYWAGVQVALRGGPQLLLVRSERLDGEGMFFEFRPWLWGGLAVLALSLAFWAPFVWGITRYIGKLTLAADRIAAGQFQITLPRRGGDELGKLGQAIEVMAGRLDHLISGQKRFLGDAAHELCAPLARLRTGLGILEMKLADVDQRHLSSIEADAQELATLVEEVLAFSRAGNRTPQQKVVSLEPLVREVAAREGGVNPLQISVSPELQVVADPTLLTRAVGNLVRNARIHAGEQARITIEAVERGEFVEVSITDDGPGVSPEELSRLFEPFYRPDVSRSRDTGGSGLGLAIVRTAIQACGGDCAASLPSAGGFRVTFRLRQPTRNA from the coding sequence ATGAAAACGCGCTTCCATGTTTCCCTGATGACGAAGGTGCTCGTGTGGCTCTTGCTGCATCTGGGGATTCTGGCGCTGGCGTTCGTGGGTTTTGTCGGGTGGCAGTTGGGAATGGGTTTGGATTCGCTTCTGAGCGGCGCGGCGGGCGAGCGGTTGCGGGATTTCGGAGACGAGGCGCGCGAGGGGGTTCACGGGCTCCCGAGGGATGAATGGCGTGGTGTGATTGATTCGCTGGCGAGCGAGAAGAAGGTGGTGGCGCGGCTCCTGGATGACTGGACCCCTTCGGAAATTCCTCGGAACGTGATGGAGAAAATCCGGACCATGCCGCCTCCCAGGGGAGAGGGGCATCGGCGTCCGCCACCACCACACGGACGGAGACCTCCTCCGGATCATGATTTTCCGGACGATTTCGGCCCGCCACCGAGGGAGGATGAGGAGATGATGCCGCGGGAGGACCCTCCCACGTCCTTCCCTGTCAGCCGGCCGATTTTTCTCGCGCGGGGTGAAAAAGGAAACGGCTACTGGGCAGGAGTGCAGGTAGCGCTTCGCGGTGGTCCGCAATTGCTCCTGGTCCGGTCCGAACGGCTGGATGGGGAGGGGATGTTTTTCGAATTCAGGCCTTGGCTGTGGGGGGGATTGGCGGTGCTGGCATTGAGCCTGGCGTTTTGGGCTCCATTTGTCTGGGGCATCACGCGCTATATCGGAAAGTTGACACTTGCCGCGGACCGGATCGCGGCAGGCCAATTCCAAATCACCCTGCCGCGGCGGGGAGGGGACGAGTTGGGGAAGCTCGGCCAGGCGATCGAAGTCATGGCGGGGCGTCTGGATCACTTGATTTCCGGCCAAAAGCGTTTTCTCGGAGATGCCGCGCATGAGCTTTGTGCTCCTCTCGCCCGCTTGCGGACAGGATTGGGAATTCTCGAAATGAAGCTGGCAGACGTGGATCAGCGGCATTTGTCATCGATCGAGGCTGACGCTCAAGAGCTGGCGACATTGGTGGAAGAGGTTCTCGCATTTTCCCGCGCCGGGAACCGCACACCGCAGCAGAAGGTGGTTTCGTTGGAACCGCTCGTACGTGAGGTCGCCGCGAGGGAAGGTGGGGTGAATCCCTTGCAGATAAGCGTTTCTCCTGAACTACAGGTGGTTGCGGATCCCACACTCCTTACCCGCGCTGTGGGCAATCTTGTCAGGAATGCCAGGATCCATGCGGGAGAACAGGCGCGCATCACCATTGAAGCGGTTGAACGCGGGGAGTTTGTGGAGGTATCCATCACCGACGACGGTCCGGGGGTTTCTCCAGAAGAGCTGTCCCGGTTGTTTGAGCCATTTTACCGGCCTGACGTTTCGCGGAGCCGGGATACCGGCGGCAGCGGACTCGGTCTCGCCATTGTAAGGACTGCGATCCAAGCGTGCGGTGGTGATTGTGCCGCCTCTCTTCCCTCTGCCGGAGGCTTCCGGGTGACATTCCGGCTGCGACAACCCACCCGCAACGCCTGA
- a CDS encoding response regulator transcription factor — MLEVSGNRRLLVVDDDRKLAGLIRDYLMPMGYEVELRHTGPEGLAEALAFPYEAVILDVMMPGMDGFGVLRELRKKSDVPVLMLTALGDEADRIVGLELGADDYLPKTFSSRELLARLRAVTRRARVRPGNDLPVELCAGALRLCEETHTVVLGEQVLDLTALEFAILTALLKSKGRVKTRERLIEEVSERRFDVYDRSIDVHVSSLRKKLGDDAKNPRFIRTIRGIGYSLHEPEVGDFA, encoded by the coding sequence ATGCTGGAAGTTTCAGGAAATCGCCGTCTGTTGGTGGTGGATGATGATCGCAAGTTGGCGGGATTGATCCGGGACTATCTCATGCCGATGGGTTATGAGGTGGAACTGCGCCACACCGGCCCGGAGGGATTGGCGGAGGCGCTGGCCTTTCCTTATGAAGCGGTGATTCTGGATGTGATGATGCCGGGAATGGATGGCTTCGGAGTGTTGCGCGAGCTGCGGAAAAAGTCCGACGTGCCGGTGCTGATGTTGACGGCATTGGGCGATGAGGCGGACCGTATCGTCGGGTTGGAGCTGGGTGCGGATGATTATCTGCCGAAGACATTTTCCTCGCGCGAACTGCTCGCAAGGCTCCGCGCCGTGACACGGCGGGCTCGGGTGAGGCCTGGAAACGACCTGCCCGTGGAGCTGTGCGCGGGTGCCCTGCGGTTGTGTGAGGAAACGCACACGGTGGTTCTCGGTGAGCAGGTCTTGGATCTGACGGCATTGGAGTTTGCCATCCTGACCGCACTTCTGAAATCGAAGGGCCGGGTGAAAACACGGGAACGGTTGATCGAGGAGGTGTCGGAAAGGCGCTTTGATGTCTATGATCGCTCGATCGATGTGCACGTCTCTTCCTTGCGGAAAAAACTGGGTGATGACGCGAAGAATCCACGGTTCATCCGGACGATCCGCGGCATCGGTTATTCACTGCACGAACCCGAGGTGGGTGATTTCGCTTGA
- a CDS encoding RNA-binding S4 domain-containing protein → MSDSIRADKWLWATRFFKTRGIAADVCMTGKLKRNGHPLKPASPVQVGDLLEIPFVEGPGIRKISVKGVIAKRVGAPEAQICYEDLTAPDVYEALKQWQIAKQEAAGGRPTKKDRREIDKIHGFWDDV, encoded by the coding sequence AAATGGCTGTGGGCCACACGCTTCTTCAAGACCCGCGGCATCGCGGCGGATGTGTGCATGACGGGAAAACTGAAGCGCAACGGACATCCCCTGAAGCCGGCGTCTCCCGTGCAGGTGGGGGACTTGTTGGAAATCCCGTTCGTGGAGGGCCCGGGCATCAGAAAAATTTCCGTGAAGGGGGTCATCGCGAAACGGGTGGGTGCTCCCGAAGCCCAAATATGCTACGAGGATCTGACCGCTCCCGACGTCTACGAAGCTCTCAAGCAATGGCAGATTGCGAAACAAGAGGCGGCGGGGGGGCGGCCGACGAAGAAGGACCGGCGTGAGATCGATAAGATCCACGGGTTTTGGGACGACGTTTGA